Within the Pseudomonas fulva genome, the region ATCTACGGGCAGTACTCGGCGACGGTGGGGCAGACGCAGCTGGAAGGGTCGTTCAACGCCTGGCAGAGCGGGAAGATGTGGGCGGTGTTCGAGGAGGTTGTGAGCCGCGACCAGAAGTACAACCAGGTGGGAAAGATCAAGCAGCTGATCACCGGCCAGACGGTGCGCATCGAGTCGAAATTCGTCAATGGGTGGGAGGAGGCGTCGCACATGAATGCGGTGTTCCTCTCGAACGAGATCGTGCCGTGGCCGATCAGCGACAGCGACCGGCGATTCCTGGTGATGTGGCCCGAGGCGAAGCTGCCGGAGGAACGGCAGAAGGCGATCAAGCACGAGCTGGATAACGGTGGGGTCGAGGCGTTCTACGCCTGGCTGCTGGCCTATGACCTGGGCAACTTCGACAAGCAGACCAAGCCGCCCGTTACGCCGGCGCGCGATCGCCTGGTGGCGTTGAGCCGGGCGCCTTGGCAGACGTTCATGCATCTGTGGCGCCTGGGCGAGCTGGGCGCGAACCTGTGGGGCGCCTGCCTGAGCAGCGACCTGTACTCGTTGTTCCTCGAGTGGTGTCAGCGGGGCAAAGAGCACTCGATGAGCCAGACGAAGTTCTCGCTGTTCATCACGACGATGGACGTCGACAAGACTCGCGCCATCCCCTGGACGGATCGCAACACCAGGCGATTCGCGGCGTTCTTCTTCCCGAAGGATGAGGAGTCCTTCCTGCCACCATCCACCACGGCGGCCGTGCTGGGCAAGCATGTGGTCGAGTGGCGCGACCGTGCCCGCAAGGCCGGCTGGAACGTGGACAAATGGGACCACGTGCAGCAGGTGGCAGCATGACTACGACCAAAAGTGTGTTGGGTGTGTTGGGTATGTGTTGGGTTGGTTTTGGCAACCTTACACACATTGCGCCCAGTAATTCCGGGCGTTGCGGCGGTGTGTGTTGGGTGTGTTGGGTTTACGCGCCCGCGCGCGTGCGTATGCGAAAAAAATCACTCTCCCTCCCTTGGCGTAACTCATCCCTCCGCTGCGTTTTTTCTCCACGCGAGACCCTGAAAAACCTTACCAACCCAACACACCCAACACACATTGCTTTAAAGCTTTGTTTTGAAAGGGTTTTGGTTGTGTTGGGTGTGTGTTGGGTTGAGCAATTTTGTGTTGGGTTGGGTTTTGAGCGGGGGAATGGCGATGAATGAGGTGATCGAGGCGCTGTTGGTGGCGTGGGGCGAGGAGGTGGTCAGCCCGGCCCTGGATGTGAGCATCCGTTCGCCGCTGGGCACGATGGATGAGGAGGGGGGGCGTGGGGTTGGTGGGTCGCGCTGCTTGTCGAGCGTTGAGTGCGAGGTGGCGGTGAGCCGTGCTTCGGCTGCCGTCGACCGGGGCATCACGCTACTGGCCGCCGATGAGGCGGACGGCGGCCTGGGGTCGAAGGGCAGGGCGCTGCGGTACCTGGCCCATGTGCGATACACGTCGCGCCCGAAGCTGGCGGTTGCCGCGCAGTGCCACACGCTGGGCATCAGCATGCGGACGTATCGCACGCGCGTCGGCGAGCTGCACCAGGAGCTGGCCAAGGTGCTGCCGGGCGTAGCGGCCGAGCGGGATGTGGAAGAGCGTGGTACCGATGCGGCGGCAGCTGCTCGCTCGCGGGCACGTGCAGTGCGGTCGGCTGCCAAGGCTGAGGCGAAGCGCCTGGAGCTGTTGAAGGCAACCGGCAGGGCGAATCGGGATGCCTATCGAGCGGCAGTGAAAGCCAATGGCCTATGACCGTTCGTCGGGGTGGTTTGTCGTGAACCGTGCGCGAACCGTGCGTGAACCCTGCGTGAATCGTTCAAGCCAAAACAGCCCGTTGCGGGCGTTGCATGTCGGGGGGTAAAAGGTGCCCAGGCTTTATTGCGGTGCCCGCGATAAACACCCTGCACGGTGCTGTGCAACTCGACGGTCGCTCCCCCGCGCCGTCACCGCCCCCTCGGGGGCAACCATTCCGAAGCCCTGCCGACCTGGCGGGGCTTCTTCGTTTCTGGCCCTTGGCCGCTTGGGAGTGTTCACGATGGGCGAGCCAACAGTCGCTGCGATTGGTGTCGCCGGGGCAGTAGGTGCCGGACTGTCGGGCTTTTTCGTGGGCGTCGATGGCAACGCGGCTACCGGTGCGCTCTGCGGTGCGCTGGTGTTCGTGACGACTCGCCCCGACCTCGGGTTGCTTGAGAGGATCGTGTACTTCTTCGTCAGCTTGGTGATGGGCTACCTATTCAGCCCCGCGCTTTCTGAGTTGGAGTTCATGGGCATTCGGCCGTTCGCCTATTCGGGGCCGGCTGCATTCGCGGCGGCTGCGCTGGTTGTGACCGTCACCGTGGTGGCGATCAAGAAGCGCGGGCCACCGCCGCCCGTATCGGGAGACGCTGATGGCTAGTTTGATCATGACCCAGGCCACCTTCTGGTTGTGCGTGGTGCTCTTCGTTCGTCTCTTCACGTTTCAACGTGGCGCCCTTCGCTTTCGGCGCGGTATGTCGTGCCTGGCGTACGTGGCGATGGCCAGCGCTGGTGCGGCGGTGATCCACATACTGCAGGGCGATTTGGTGTTGCCCGGGCATGCGTGGCCGCTGGTTGTGCTGCTCACGATCTTCACCGGGCTGGTCGTACGGGCGCGCGGCAACCTGGCCGCCGTGCTGCGGCCCAGCGCCTCGGGCTGGAATGGCCTCGAGCGCCGGCGCCGTGGCGAACCTCGGCCCTGACAGAAAAAGGTACTCCCGGCGGGGGTCGCCTCATGCGGCGACGTAGACCGCGGAAAATTCTCAGATAGACGGACATATAGGGGGTTCCGCTTCCGGTTGTCTGTCTCGGGCCTTTGGAGTGGTTCATGCCTTCGCAGAAAGAGATCGCTGAGCACCTCGATATGAGCGAGCGCAACTGCCGCGATGTGCTCAAGACGCTCGACCTCGACTGGACCGTCGAGACCATCGACAGGATCCGCGTCGCCTATATCCGAGACCTGCGCGAGAAAGCTGCCGGTCGCGGCGGCAGCCAGGTTGAAGCGCTCAACTCAGCGCGCATCGAAGAATCCACGGTTAAGGCCGCCAACGGCCGCCTGACCTATCACGAAAAATTGGGGACGCTGGTACCGGCTGCTGATGCGGCGTCGGCTTTACGTGACTGGGCAGGCTTCGCCAACCGCGAGTATCAGAGCGGCGTGGAGAAGATCGTCCAGCAGTTGGAGGCCGAGCATCAGATCAGCATCGACCGCGACGGGGTGAGCCGCATTGCTGGATCTACAGTCAGCCGAATTGGAGGCTATGCGGATAAACTTGGCCGTCGTATTGCTGGACGCGGCCCTGCAATTCAACCCGCCGAAGGATCAGCCGACAGCTGAGTACATCGAGAACGAGTTCTACCTGCCGGCCGAGGCGGGCGTGCTCCACGGTCTCTACGAGTTCTACTACACCCCGTATTTCCTTGGCGTTGCCGCGGCACTCGATGACCCGGAGGTGAAGGAAGTCGATCTGATGAAGGCCGCCCAGATCGGCTGGACCTACTTCCTGATCGCCTTCATCTTCAAGCGCATCACCGGGCGGCCCATGCCGATCATGGTGCTGTTCGCCAAAGAAGGCGACGGCAAGTCGTTCCATGACGAGAAGCTGGTGCCCGCCATCAGGGCAAACGAGGCGGTCGGGCGTCTGGTCGATGTTGAGACCGCGAAGAAATCCGGTAACCGCTGGAACCACAAAGGCTTCCCGGGCGGCTTCCTGAAACTGGTCGCGTCCAACTCGCCCGGTAACGTCAAGTCGACATCTAGCGTCGGCCTGGCCGTGGTCGAGGAACCCGACGACACCAGCGATGACGTGAAGGGGCAGGGGGATGCCATCGGCCTGCTCGAGGAGAGGGTCAAGCGCTACCCAGGTTCCAAAACCGTGGTCGGCGGCACTCCGTCACTCAAGGGCCTTTCGAAGACGGAGCAGCGCCTCAAGCAGACCGACCAGCGCGTGCTGCCAATCGTCTGTCACGAATGCGGCGAAAGCCACGTGCTGGACTTCGCACACATCACCTACCTCACCGGCGACCCTGAGGCCGGCGATGTACCGCATGAAGTGTATGGCTACGCCAAGCCCGATACGGCCAAGTACGTTTGTCCGCACTGCGCCTGCATGTGGGACGACTACCAGCGCAAAGACAACATCCGCCGCACCTGCTTTGACGCGCTCGAGCGTGGCGACCCAATGCGCGGCTGGGTGGCCACGGCGCCGTTTTATGGCAAGGCTGGCTTCATGGAGCTCAGCGAGCTATACGCCTGCCTTCCTGGCACCACGCTGGCAGATCTGGTTCGCGAGAAGTTGGCAGCCGAGAAGCTGGCCGACGCCGGCGACCCGAAGCAGCTGATCAAGTTCGTCAACCAGAAGCAGGGTCGGGCCTACGAGTACCGCACCGACCTGCCTGAGGCGGACAAGCTGCGCGAGCGCTGCGAGGACTACCGCGAGCTGGTCATTCCGGCCGGCGGGCTGATGCTGTTCCTCACTGTCGACGTGCAGCACGACCGGATCGCACTGATCCTACGTGCCTGGGGCCGCGGTGAGGAAAGCTGGCTGGTGCTGTGGACGGAGATTGCCGCGCAGAGCGGCACCTCGGACAAGACCGACCCCGTATGGGCCGAGCTGGACCGCATACTGTTCGGCACCTACGCCCACGCCAAGGGCTACCGCCTGCGGGTCAGCGCGGCCAGCATCGACTCCTCGGACGGCCAGACCAACGACGCGGTTTACAACTACGTGCGCACCCGCAAGAAGCGCTTCGCCAAGTTGCTGGCCATCAAGGGCAGCACCAACGTGGACGCCGAGATCCTCACCGCGCCGCGCAAGATCGACCTCAACACGCAGAGCACCAAGGCCTCGCGCTACGGCCTGCAGGTCTACCAGGTCGGTGTCACCAAGGCCAAGGATCTGCTGTTCGAGCGGTTGAAGGTCACTGGCCACGGGCCGGGGCGCATGCACTTCTATCAGGGCGTGCGCGCCGACTACTTCGACCAGCTGCTGGCAGAGGTCAAGGCGCCCAGCCGCAAGCACGGCGGCAAGAAGGTGTACCAGAAGAAGGCCGGCGCCGCGAACGAAGCACTGGACTGCGAGGGTTACCAGATCCACCTGGCCCGGTACATGCGCCTGCACCTGAAATCACCGAGCGACTGGGACGACATCGAAGCCGGCCTGATGCAGGTCGACCTGCTGGCCGAAGCAGACGAGCAGGCACCGCTGGTGGCTGAAGACGGCAAACCAACAGCTCCGCCGCCGGCCGCCAAGCCTGCTGGCATGAGCCTGGCCGACCTCGGCCGGATGATGAACGGAGACGACTGATGATCACCCAGCAGCACCAGCTGCAGGAGGCGCGGAATGCGCTGCACCTGCTGCTCACTGGGCAAAGCACCGTGAGCATTCAGCGCGACGGCAAGAAGGTGGATTTCTCACCGGCCAACCGCCGCGACCTCGAAAACTACATCAGCCAACTGGAGGGCCAGCTGGGTGTCGGCGGCCCGCGCCGTCGTGGCCCAGCTGGTGTGATCGCATGAAGACAGTCGAGATCCTTGCCCCCAACGGTCTACCCGCGCGCGAGCAGCTCAGTACTTGGCAGGGCGCCGCCGGCGGCTTCGGTGGCCAGCTGGAGCGTTGGCTACCGTCGATGAAGAGCATGGACGCCGCGCTGCTGCCAAACCTCAAGCTCGGCAATGCGCGCGCCGAGGACGTCACGCGCAACAACGCGTTCGCCGCCAACGGCGTGCAGCTGCACATCGATAACATCGTTGGCCACCTGTTCCGCCTCAGCTACAAGCCACGCTGGAAGCGCCTGGGCATCAGCGATGCGGACGCCCGCGCGTTCGCCGAGGATGTCGAGGCTTGGTGGTTCGAGTTCGCCGAGGATCCCGTAGGCTGCTGGCTCGACGTGGAGCGCAAACGCACGGCCACCATGATGGTGCGCGAGGCGGTCGGCACCCACACCCGCCTGGGTGAAGTGTCCGCCGCCGCTGAATGGGTGGAGCGCCGTGGCACGCCCATGCGTACCGCTGTTCGCTTGGTCAGCCCCAAGCGCATCGGTAACCCCGGTGATCGGTCGGACACCGCCACTATTCGCGGCGGTGTTGAGTTCGACCGCAACGGCGTGGCGATCGCGTACCACGTACGGCAGCTGGCCTCGGGCGGCATGGGCCTCGGCAATGGTTATGGTCGCGAGTGGCGCCGCGTCGAGCGAGAGGCGGCCAACGGGCGCCTGAAGTTCATCCACGTGTTCGAGCCCACCGAGGACGGCCAGGCCCGCGGCGCCAATCAGTTTCTGAGCGTGCTCGAGCAGAGCCACATGCTGCCCAAGTTGCAGCACACCAAGCTGCAGAACGCGATCGTCAACGCCATGTACGCGGCGACCATCGAGAGTGAAATGGGCACCGATGCAGCACTGGAGATCATCGGCGCTGGTGATGAGGGCGTGAACAACATCACCAAGTACATGATGGCGGTGAACAGCTTCAACACCGGAAGCAAGCTGTCGCTGAACGGCGTGAAGATCCCGCATCTGTTCCCAGGCGAGAAGCTACACCTGCAGACCAGCGGCAACGTCGACAACGGCTATGCCGACTTCGAGTCGAGCATCCTGCGTTGGATGTCGGCGGGGCTCAACGTGCCTTATGAGCCGTTCGCCCGCGACTACCGGCAAAGCACCTACAGCAGCGCCCGTGCCTCGATGATGGAAGGCTGGCGTTACTACATGGGCCGCCGCAAGGTCATCGCCTCGCGCTTTGCAACGCACCTGTTCGTGCTGGCGTTCGAGGAGGCGCTGCAGCGGCGCCTCCTCACGCTACCGCGTAATGCCACCCGAGGCTTCTACGAAGCGCGCGCCTCCTGGTGCAACTGCGACTGGATCGGCGCCGGCCGCCTGGCCATCGATGGCCTCAAGGAAGTGAAGGAATCCGTGCTGCGCATCCAGGAAGGCCTCAGCACCTACGAAAAGGAGCTGGCCATTCTCGGCGAGGACTACCAGGAAACTTTCGCCCAGCAGGTGCGTGAAATGAACGAACGCCGGGAGGCTGGCCTGCCGCCTCCGAGTTGGATGCGCACGCAGGAACTTTCGCCGGAAGTCGCCGAGCCCACCGAATAGGACAGGCCATGAACCAATATCCACATATCGCCAGCCGGGTGCTGAACACGCCCTTGTTGCTGGAGCCTGGCTACGCCCGGGTGTTTTTCAGTGCCCTGAGCAGCCGCCTTGGCATTGCCTCGCTTAGCGACGAGCAGGGCGCCGTCGACATGAGCCAGAAGCTGCGGGTGGATGCTCGCAGCTACAGCAAAACGGCCACCAACCGCTGGGGCGAAGAGGAAGTGCTGTTCCAGGTCGTGGACGGCGTGGCGCTGCTCGACGTGAAAGGCTCTCTTGCCCACAAGACCGGCAACCTCAAGCCCTACAGCGGCATGACCGGCTACGACGGCATCATCAACCGCGCCGCCATGATGTTCGCCGAGCCGGATGTGAAGGGCGTGCTGATGGACATGCACACGCCCGGCGGTGAGGTGTTTGGCTGCTTCGATACGGCCGACCGCCTGCGGCAGCTGTCGCAACAGGCCGGCAAGCCGATCTGGTCCCTTGCTTGCGACTCGTCCTGCTCGGCGGGCATGGCGCTCTCCAGCGCGGCCAGCCGTCGGCTGATCACACAGACCGGCTACGTCGGCTCGGTGGGCGTGGTCATGGCTCACGCCAGTTATGAAGACTACCTGGAGCAGGAGGGCATCAAAGTCACGCTCATCCACTCCGGGGCGCACAAGGTGGAGGGTAATCCTTACGAGGATCTGCCTGCCGAGGTGCTGAGCCGCTTCCAGGCCGACACCGACGCCTTGCGCCAACAATTCGCCGAGCTGGTGGCCCGCAACCTGGGGCTTTCCGTCGAGGCGGTACTGGCCACCGAAGCCGCGGTGTTCCGTGGCCAGGCGGCAATCGATGTCGGCTTCGCTGATGGCCTGGTCAACGGGCATGAAGCGGTGGCCGAGTTCTCTGAGTATCTGTCCACGCAGGGCAGGACAACCACCATAGGAGCCACACGCATGACCGGGACAACCCCCGCGCCATCTGCCGAAGCTGCCCCACCTGCGCAGGCAGGTAGCCAGCCGGCAGCACCCTTTGATGCTGCTGCAACCGCCAGCGCCGAGCGCGCTCGCGTACAGGGCATTCAGCAGCACGCCGAGGCCGAAGGCCGCAGCAAGCTCGCCAGCCACCTGGCCTTCAACACGGAAATGAGCGTCGACCAGGCCGCTGCCCTCTTGGCCGCAGCGCCAAAAGAGCAGGGCGCCGCCCTCGATGCCAGTACCGCGCTGGACAAGATGATGGCCACTGAAGAACAGCCGAACCTCACCGCAGGTGCAGGCGACGCCAAACCCACCCAGGCCCAAGGCATCGCAGCCAGCTGGGCCAAAGCCACGGGAGCGAAAGTCTGATGGCCATCGTTCAACAGCCCGTCGACAACTGGGTCACCGGTTCCGACTCGTACCAGACCACCCTCGTCACCATCCTGCAGGGCCAGAACCTGCTGGAAAAAACGCCCCTCGGCGTCGTCGAGGCCAGCGGCAAGGTGGTCGCCTGGGATCCTGCAGCCAGCGATGGTCGCGAAAAGGCCGTGTACATCACCGCCTATGCCGTTGACGCCACCGGCGCCGACCAGCAGGCCCAGGTGATCAAAACCGGCACCTTCAACCCCGAGCAGGTCGTCTGGCCGGCCGGTACCACCGACGCGCAGAAACGTGCAGCCTTCGTGGGCTCGCCGATCAGCCTGCAACTGCCCGTATAAGGGCGCCACACCACACCCAAGGGGCCGCTACAGCGGCCTTTTTCATTTCAGGAGACTGAACAATGGCCGCTGGCTACGATACGACCACCCTCTTGGGTGTGAAGGAAATCCTTCCCAAGTTCACCCCGCTGTTCCTGCAGATGTTCTTCCCGGAAGCCGCAACCTTTCCCACCGTGGAAGTGGCTTTCGACAAGATCAAGAAGGACCGCCGCCTGGCGCCCTTCGTGTCGCCGCTCGTTTCCGGGCGCCCGCGCCGCGAGCGCGGTGGCTTTCTCACTACGCTCGAGCCGGCCTACATCAAGGAAACCGATGTGGTGCGCCCCACGCGCTTGCTCAAGCGCCGCCTGGGCGAGGCGCTCAACGGCGAGATGAGCGCTGCCGAGCGCCATGACGCCGTGGTGGCGGACATTTTGGTCGAGCAGGAAGAGAACATCGTCGCCCGCGAAGAGTGGATGGCGGTGCAGGCGGTGCTCTACGGCAAGGTCATCATGGAAGGCCCCGACCACCCGCCGGTCGAGGTCGACTACGGCCGCAGCCCCGAGAACCAGATCGTGCTGGCAGGCGCTGCCAAATGGGACGCCGTGGACGTCGAAACCTACGACCCCACCGACGACCTGGAAGAGTGGAGCGCCGAGACCACTGGTGCCGTTGGCCTGGTGATCATGGGCAAGGGCGCCTGGAAGCTGTTCAGCCGCTTCAAGCCCGTGAAGGATCTGCTCGAAACGCGCCGCGGCAGCACCAGCCAGCTGGAGCTCGGCCCGCAGCTCGAGAAGGAAGTGATGCGCAAGGGCTTCATCGGGGAGTTCGAGATCGTCGTCTACACCGGCAAGTACACCGACGATGAAGGCGCGAAGACCAACTTCATGCCGGACTACGGCGTGCTGATCGCCCCGGCCAGCGCTGACAACGTGATGGCCTATGGCGGTATTCAGGACGCCAAGGCCAACGCCAATGGCATCGCCGAAGCCACGCGCTACCCGTCGAACTGGTTCACCGACAACCCCAGCGTCGAGTGGCTGCAAACGCAGACCGCGCCGGTGCCGGCGCTGTTCGATGCCGACGAGTTCGTGTTCGTCACCGTAGCCTGATCGGCTCCCTTTCGCTGAGGCGCGCAGCCGCGCGCCTTCAGGAGATATCCCATGGCAAAGCTCTACATCGTGAAAACCACCGTGCACGCTATCCCGAAAAAGGGTGGCAAGAAAGTGATCATCAAGTCCTCGAAAGACCCGCAGCCGGTTCCCGGCGAGTTCGTCAAAGAGCTGCTGGCCAGTAATGCCATCGAGGAAGCTGGCAGCGACAACACGGCGACCGCCGATACCACCGCTGCTCCTGCAGGCGGTGCTGCTGGTGGCGGCGCTGGTGCTGGCGGCAGCGGCGACGACGCGACAGGCGACTGACCATGCCCAGCGACTTCGACCGACTCATGCGCCGCGCTGACGACAGCCTGTTCCGTGTGTTCGGCGAGGATCGCGAGGCGTGCAGGCCCACCTACATGGCTCCCGGCGGTATGCAGGTGCCTTGTGAGGTGATCCTGGCGCGCAACGTCACCGTTGCCGGCGCCGATGGCATGTTCCGCCCCGTGCGTGTGCTGGCCGAACTGCGCTGCCACCAGGTGCAAGGGCGTCGTGGTGGCATCCTCACGGTGCCCGAAGGGCGCTTCAAGCTGGCCGAGCCGATCGATAACGACGGCCTGGTCGAGCGCTGGGAGCTCCTGGAGGTGACCTGATGGCCGGCTACGACAGCTTCCGCGTCGAGGTCAAAGGCGGCGAGGCAGCACTGGCGCGCTTCGACGCCGCACCCAACAAGCTACGGCGGGCCATTCAATTGGCCCTCAACACGGTAGGGCGCGGCACCCGCACGCAGAGCTGGCGGGAGATTCGCGACGAAATCAACCTCAAGCCTAGCTACATCCGCAACGAGGTGAACTTCATTCCCGCCACGCCCGATGAGCTGCGCGTGATCATCTTCGCGCGGCGCCGCGGCGTCACCCTCAGCCAGTTCCCGAACCGCCAGCTATGGCGGCAAGGTAAGAACGGCAAGCGGGTGAAGGCTGGTGTTCGCGTCGAGGTGGGCAAGGGCTGGACGGAGCTGGTCGAAACCGCCTTTATCGCGCCCATTGGCCCGGCCGGCGGTCTGATCGCCGAGCGTACGAGCAAGCCTCGCTTGCCGATCGAAGTGCTGCACGGCCCGTCGCCGTCGCAGGTGCTCAGCACCAAGCTGGACGATATCGGCGCCGATGCCCAGCGCAAACTCGAACCCGAGATCGAACGCCAACTGAGGCGCAGCAACCTATGACCAACCCCATCAAGCAGGCGCACGACGCAATGGTCCAGCGCCTCGGGCAGATCATGCCCGCTAACGGCTACCTGACTGATGCCGGTACCCGCATCCGCGAAGGCTGGCTCAGTGAACTGCTGCAGGCGCCTGACCTGGTGTTCCCCTTCATCGCCCTACAGCCTGGCCTGTACGTGCCGGGCAGCTGGGGGCCTGGCGCGACGCTCACGCGCGTGGGGCGCCGGGTGGTCGGCGCGGTCAATGGCGCGGCGGACAACTACCTCGAACAGCTTGAGGAGCTGTATTGCGACCTCGTCGCCTGCTTGCAGGTGCCTGAGGGCGTACCCAACCCCTGGGGCCGGCCTGGGCCGTACCAGGTCACGCTGGAGCCCGGCCAGATGTTCCCGCCGGGTGACGGGCTCAACGCTGGCACGGTGCTCATGCCGCTCCAGCTTCACATCATCATTCAGCAGAACGGAGCATGACCCCATGACCAGCAAGACCGCTGCCGATCAGGCAGCCGCTGCGCAGGCTGACAAGCCAAAGCGCAACCTTGTTGAGGTCACCCTCAGCAAGCCCCATACCCACGCCGGCAAACCCTGCCAGGCGAAGGACAAAATCAAGGTGACGGCTGCTCAGAAAGAGTGGCTCGTTCGCCAGGGCAAGATCGAAGGCCAGGAGGTGAGCAATGGCTGATATCCGTGGCGCCTTCCTTGGCGTAGGCAAGCTTTACCTCGAAGACCTGGACGAGCCAAAGGGCCTGATCTTCATCGGCAACGTCAGCTCTCTGACTTACGAGGCGACCCCGCAGGAGATCGAGGAGCAGGACTACACCAGCCCTGGCGGCGGCCTTGATGCTTCCGTGCAGCGCATCAGCTCGCTGAACGTGAACTACAACGCCCGCCATTTCAAAAAGGACAACATGGCACGTGCGCTCTACGGCAGCGCGGCGGATGTGGAAGCCGGTACCGTAACTGGTGAGGAACACAAGGCATACCCGGGCGCGCTG harbors:
- a CDS encoding putative holin → MGEPTVAAIGVAGAVGAGLSGFFVGVDGNAATGALCGALVFVTTRPDLGLLERIVYFFVSLVMGYLFSPALSELEFMGIRPFAYSGPAAFAAAALVVTVTVVAIKKRGPPPPVSGDADG
- a CDS encoding phage holin family protein, which codes for MASLIMTQATFWLCVVLFVRLFTFQRGALRFRRGMSCLAYVAMASAGAAVIHILQGDLVLPGHAWPLVVLLTIFTGLVVRARGNLAAVLRPSASGWNGLERRRRGEPRP
- a CDS encoding phage terminase large subunit family protein, with protein sequence MAVVLLDAALQFNPPKDQPTAEYIENEFYLPAEAGVLHGLYEFYYTPYFLGVAAALDDPEVKEVDLMKAAQIGWTYFLIAFIFKRITGRPMPIMVLFAKEGDGKSFHDEKLVPAIRANEAVGRLVDVETAKKSGNRWNHKGFPGGFLKLVASNSPGNVKSTSSVGLAVVEEPDDTSDDVKGQGDAIGLLEERVKRYPGSKTVVGGTPSLKGLSKTEQRLKQTDQRVLPIVCHECGESHVLDFAHITYLTGDPEAGDVPHEVYGYAKPDTAKYVCPHCACMWDDYQRKDNIRRTCFDALERGDPMRGWVATAPFYGKAGFMELSELYACLPGTTLADLVREKLAAEKLADAGDPKQLIKFVNQKQGRAYEYRTDLPEADKLRERCEDYRELVIPAGGLMLFLTVDVQHDRIALILRAWGRGEESWLVLWTEIAAQSGTSDKTDPVWAELDRILFGTYAHAKGYRLRVSAASIDSSDGQTNDAVYNYVRTRKKRFAKLLAIKGSTNVDAEILTAPRKIDLNTQSTKASRYGLQVYQVGVTKAKDLLFERLKVTGHGPGRMHFYQGVRADYFDQLLAEVKAPSRKHGGKKVYQKKAGAANEALDCEGYQIHLARYMRLHLKSPSDWDDIEAGLMQVDLLAEADEQAPLVAEDGKPTAPPPAAKPAGMSLADLGRMMNGDD
- the gpW gene encoding gpW family head-tail joining protein, whose translation is MITQQHQLQEARNALHLLLTGQSTVSIQRDGKKVDFSPANRRDLENYISQLEGQLGVGGPRRRGPAGVIA
- a CDS encoding phage portal protein, whose product is MKTVEILAPNGLPAREQLSTWQGAAGGFGGQLERWLPSMKSMDAALLPNLKLGNARAEDVTRNNAFAANGVQLHIDNIVGHLFRLSYKPRWKRLGISDADARAFAEDVEAWWFEFAEDPVGCWLDVERKRTATMMVREAVGTHTRLGEVSAAAEWVERRGTPMRTAVRLVSPKRIGNPGDRSDTATIRGGVEFDRNGVAIAYHVRQLASGGMGLGNGYGREWRRVEREAANGRLKFIHVFEPTEDGQARGANQFLSVLEQSHMLPKLQHTKLQNAIVNAMYAATIESEMGTDAALEIIGAGDEGVNNITKYMMAVNSFNTGSKLSLNGVKIPHLFPGEKLHLQTSGNVDNGYADFESSILRWMSAGLNVPYEPFARDYRQSTYSSARASMMEGWRYYMGRRKVIASRFATHLFVLAFEEALQRRLLTLPRNATRGFYEARASWCNCDWIGAGRLAIDGLKEVKESVLRIQEGLSTYEKELAILGEDYQETFAQQVREMNERREAGLPPPSWMRTQELSPEVAEPTE
- a CDS encoding S49 family peptidase — its product is MNQYPHIASRVLNTPLLLEPGYARVFFSALSSRLGIASLSDEQGAVDMSQKLRVDARSYSKTATNRWGEEEVLFQVVDGVALLDVKGSLAHKTGNLKPYSGMTGYDGIINRAAMMFAEPDVKGVLMDMHTPGGEVFGCFDTADRLRQLSQQAGKPIWSLACDSSCSAGMALSSAASRRLITQTGYVGSVGVVMAHASYEDYLEQEGIKVTLIHSGAHKVEGNPYEDLPAEVLSRFQADTDALRQQFAELVARNLGLSVEAVLATEAAVFRGQAAIDVGFADGLVNGHEAVAEFSEYLSTQGRTTTIGATRMTGTTPAPSAEAAPPAQAGSQPAAPFDAAATASAERARVQGIQQHAEAEGRSKLASHLAFNTEMSVDQAAALLAAAPKEQGAALDASTALDKMMATEEQPNLTAGAGDAKPTQAQGIAASWAKATGAKV
- a CDS encoding head decoration protein; the encoded protein is MAIVQQPVDNWVTGSDSYQTTLVTILQGQNLLEKTPLGVVEASGKVVAWDPAASDGREKAVYITAYAVDATGADQQAQVIKTGTFNPEQVVWPAGTTDAQKRAAFVGSPISLQLPV
- a CDS encoding major capsid protein — protein: MAAGYDTTTLLGVKEILPKFTPLFLQMFFPEAATFPTVEVAFDKIKKDRRLAPFVSPLVSGRPRRERGGFLTTLEPAYIKETDVVRPTRLLKRRLGEALNGEMSAAERHDAVVADILVEQEENIVAREEWMAVQAVLYGKVIMEGPDHPPVEVDYGRSPENQIVLAGAAKWDAVDVETYDPTDDLEEWSAETTGAVGLVIMGKGAWKLFSRFKPVKDLLETRRGSTSQLELGPQLEKEVMRKGFIGEFEIVVYTGKYTDDEGAKTNFMPDYGVLIAPASADNVMAYGGIQDAKANANGIAEATRYPSNWFTDNPSVEWLQTQTAPVPALFDADEFVFVTVA
- a CDS encoding phage tail protein — its product is MAGYDSFRVEVKGGEAALARFDAAPNKLRRAIQLALNTVGRGTRTQSWREIRDEINLKPSYIRNEVNFIPATPDELRVIIFARRRGVTLSQFPNRQLWRQGKNGKRVKAGVRVEVGKGWTELVETAFIAPIGPAGGLIAERTSKPRLPIEVLHGPSPSQVLSTKLDDIGADAQRKLEPEIERQLRRSNL
- a CDS encoding DUF7210 family protein: MTSKTAADQAAAAQADKPKRNLVEVTLSKPHTHAGKPCQAKDKIKVTAAQKEWLVRQGKIEGQEVSNG